One Pseudomonadota bacterium DNA window includes the following coding sequences:
- a CDS encoding class I SAM-dependent methyltransferase, translating to MRPTLKTAALITLLSAAACSEQIGSLGNVSRSADAGEAPASTSKLTAPASDGPYELRPPNRDGIGKIYLGREISHVMGHLGAGWLERTAREQEERTDLLIDALPLDPDSVVADIGAGTGYFTFPVAERVPDGQVLAVDIQPEMLERIEDRKADREIRNVQTVLGTVMDPNLPEGGIDLIFIVDAYHEFSHPQEMGTAMARGLRSGGRLVLIEYRLEDPSVRIKRLHKMTEAQAKREMAAIGLDWVETKNFLPKQHFMVFQKP from the coding sequence ATGCGCCCCACCCTCAAGACCGCCGCCCTGATCACCCTGCTAAGCGCAGCGGCGTGCAGCGAGCAGATAGGCTCGCTCGGCAACGTGTCGCGCTCAGCCGACGCAGGGGAGGCGCCAGCGTCGACTAGCAAACTCACCGCCCCGGCCAGTGACGGCCCCTACGAGCTGCGTCCGCCCAACCGCGACGGCATCGGCAAGATCTACCTCGGCCGCGAGATCTCCCACGTCATGGGCCACTTGGGCGCCGGGTGGCTGGAGCGCACGGCGCGCGAGCAGGAGGAGCGCACGGATCTGCTGATCGACGCCCTGCCGCTCGACCCGGATTCGGTGGTGGCCGACATCGGCGCCGGCACTGGGTACTTCACCTTTCCCGTCGCCGAGCGCGTGCCCGATGGCCAGGTGCTGGCCGTTGATATCCAGCCCGAGATGCTAGAGCGCATAGAGGATCGCAAGGCGGACCGGGAGATCCGTAACGTGCAAACGGTGCTCGGCACGGTCATGGATCCGAACCTGCCCGAGGGTGGCATCGATCTCATCTTCATCGTCGACGCCTACCACGAGTTCTCTCACCCCCAGGAGATGGGGACCGCCATGGCCCGAGGGCTCCGCTCGGGGGGCCGCCTCGTCTTGATCGAGTACCGCCTCGAAGATCCGTCCGTGCGCATCAAGCGCCTGCACAAAATGACCGAGGCCCAAGCGAAGCGGGAGATGGCCGCCATCGGACTGGACTGGGTGGAGACCAAAAACTTCCTTCCGAAACAGCACTTTATGGTCTTCCAAAAACCCTGA
- a CDS encoding S9 family peptidase: protein MHHSPTTASRRRLFGVAAVLMAAWSTFALAAGPKLESFATLGSLQQIKLSPDGSWVAYLYPLQGRQVVIAHPVTDSSKPTILPLSPESYVKWFRWGNNKQVVVSYGFTQTQRFFGQLTLLGGGDLEQSRLFAFKRDGSDSKRPVRLAMPESRCGAGTRVANRCPEPLFQDRVIDWMPDDPDHIMTALDSDLDGDFEVREVSLKNGKFKVLREGGFRISQWATDQAHEVRVGYGRDEQGGLLATYRPPGGDWTDVNDTQWLQNEIFPYGFEDDPRYAIAAGPVNSDRTAIVRLDLVDDKVLEVLHEDPNFDIYPRFDEGKLIGYGVPARDNELVLTDKKWKAMYDSLSATFPDERVSILSWTDDKNMMLVRTRSDVDAGTIYVWDRKASKIFALGRYYPDLDPKQLSTMEKVTYKARDGLEITAYLTIPKGADRQNLPVVVMPHGGPWSRDTWGFDFLVQMVASRGYAVLQPNFRGSLYQGRDFEDAGDGEWGRKMQDDLDDGVNWMVEQGIASRGRICIVGWSYGGYAALMGVVKNSQMYRCAASINGVSDLKELRGEYSYSRGGLRQIDELIGLKGVNISDYSPVDQAKKISSPVLIVHAKDDGRVPFDHGSGMAGALKRARADVTFVEIEKGGHSLLNGNARLEMLQALESFLGRHLGRGARTASLGH from the coding sequence ATGCATCATTCACCGACGACGGCTAGTCGCCGTCGCTTGTTTGGCGTCGCCGCGGTACTGATGGCCGCTTGGTCCACCTTCGCCCTAGCAGCAGGCCCAAAGCTCGAGTCTTTCGCCACCCTCGGCTCCCTGCAGCAGATCAAACTGTCACCGGACGGCTCTTGGGTGGCTTACCTCTATCCTTTGCAGGGACGTCAGGTGGTCATCGCCCACCCGGTCACGGACTCGAGCAAACCCACGATCCTGCCCCTGTCCCCCGAGTCTTACGTCAAGTGGTTTCGCTGGGGCAACAACAAGCAGGTCGTCGTGTCCTACGGCTTCACCCAAACGCAGCGCTTCTTCGGCCAGCTAACGCTGCTCGGCGGCGGGGACTTGGAGCAATCACGCCTATTCGCCTTCAAGCGCGACGGCTCCGACAGCAAGCGTCCGGTTCGCTTGGCGATGCCCGAAAGTCGTTGCGGCGCGGGGACACGTGTGGCCAATCGTTGCCCAGAGCCGCTGTTCCAAGACCGTGTCATCGATTGGATGCCGGATGATCCAGACCACATCATGACCGCACTCGACTCAGATCTCGACGGCGACTTCGAGGTGCGCGAGGTTTCCTTGAAGAACGGAAAATTCAAGGTGCTTCGCGAGGGCGGCTTCCGCATCTCTCAATGGGCGACTGACCAGGCGCACGAGGTTCGCGTGGGCTACGGCCGTGACGAACAGGGCGGCCTTCTCGCCACCTACCGACCGCCCGGCGGCGACTGGACCGACGTCAACGACACGCAGTGGCTGCAGAACGAGATCTTCCCCTACGGCTTCGAGGATGACCCTCGCTACGCCATCGCCGCAGGCCCGGTGAACAGTGACCGCACGGCGATCGTCCGCCTAGACCTCGTGGATGACAAGGTCCTGGAGGTCCTGCATGAAGACCCGAACTTCGACATCTACCCCCGCTTCGATGAGGGCAAACTGATCGGCTACGGCGTACCGGCTCGCGACAACGAACTCGTGCTCACGGACAAGAAGTGGAAGGCGATGTACGACTCGCTCTCCGCGACTTTCCCTGATGAGAGGGTGAGCATCCTGTCCTGGACCGACGACAAGAACATGATGCTCGTGCGCACGCGCAGCGATGTGGACGCGGGCACCATCTACGTCTGGGATCGAAAGGCCTCGAAGATCTTCGCCCTAGGCCGCTACTACCCAGACCTAGATCCAAAGCAACTTTCCACGATGGAGAAGGTGACCTACAAGGCCCGCGACGGCCTTGAGATCACAGCTTACCTGACGATTCCCAAAGGTGCCGATCGCCAGAACCTACCCGTGGTAGTCATGCCCCACGGCGGGCCCTGGAGCAGAGATACCTGGGGCTTCGACTTCCTCGTGCAGATGGTGGCCAGTCGCGGCTATGCAGTCCTTCAGCCGAACTTCCGCGGCTCCCTCTACCAGGGTCGAGACTTCGAGGACGCGGGTGACGGCGAGTGGGGTCGCAAAATGCAGGACGATCTGGATGACGGCGTCAACTGGATGGTGGAGCAGGGCATCGCCAGCCGTGGCCGTATCTGCATCGTGGGCTGGTCCTACGGCGGCTACGCCGCACTGATGGGGGTCGTCAAGAACTCGCAGATGTATCGCTGCGCGGCCAGCATCAACGGCGTCAGCGACCTGAAGGAGCTGCGCGGCGAGTACAGCTACTCCCGCGGTGGCCTGCGGCAGATCGACGAGCTGATCGGCCTGAAGGGCGTCAACATCTCCGACTACTCGCCCGTCGATCAGGCCAAGAAGATCAGCTCTCCTGTGCTCATCGTGCACGCTAAGGACGACGGCCGCGTTCCCTTCGACCACGGCAGCGGCATGGCCGGCGCGCTCAAGCGCGCGAGGGCCGATGTGACCTTCGTGGAGATCGAGAAGGGGGGCCACAGCCTGCTCAACGGCAACGCGCGCCTGGAGATGCTGCAAGCCCTAGAGAGCTTCCTCGGTCGCCACCTCGGCCGTGGTGCTCGCACCGCGAGCCTTGGGCACTGA
- the fbp gene encoding class 1 fructose-bisphosphatase, which produces MERETENAVRREALVTLQSHILAEEERAPVETTGTLSWIMSAISISAKIIASHLRRARLEDVLGEAGEENVQGEKQQKLDVIANETLIAILRGRSGVAAIGSEEDEELILVDSTGRRGLRRYAVLFDPLDGSSNIDIGGSTGTIFSILRVDENTPALQPGTAQVAAGYVLYGSSTIMVSSTGNGVSMFVLDPNVGAFMRVAEHLRIPDRGKSYSVNEANADSFPPQYARFLTRCRQAGYSSRYVGAMVADVHRVLLQGGVFLYPPTAKAPAGKLRLMYECNPLAFLITQAGGMATTGEGDILSVPPTELHQRVPIVLGSPEDVKAFLDS; this is translated from the coding sequence GTGGAACGCGAGACCGAGAACGCCGTTCGCCGCGAGGCACTGGTCACCCTGCAGTCGCACATCCTCGCGGAGGAGGAACGCGCGCCGGTGGAGACCACCGGCACCTTATCCTGGATCATGTCGGCCATCTCCATCTCAGCGAAGATCATCGCCAGTCACCTGCGTCGCGCGCGCCTCGAGGACGTGCTGGGGGAAGCAGGTGAGGAGAACGTGCAAGGCGAGAAGCAACAGAAGCTGGACGTGATCGCCAACGAGACCCTGATCGCAATCCTCCGCGGCCGATCCGGTGTCGCCGCCATCGGCAGCGAGGAGGATGAAGAGCTGATTTTGGTCGACTCGACCGGGCGCCGCGGCCTGCGCCGCTACGCCGTCCTCTTCGACCCCTTGGACGGCTCTAGCAATATCGACATCGGTGGATCCACCGGCACGATCTTCTCGATCCTTCGCGTGGACGAGAACACCCCGGCGCTGCAGCCCGGCACGGCGCAGGTGGCGGCGGGCTACGTCCTCTATGGTTCGTCCACCATCATGGTGAGCAGTACGGGCAACGGCGTGAGCATGTTCGTGCTGGACCCCAACGTAGGCGCTTTCATGCGCGTGGCGGAGCACCTGCGCATTCCCGACCGAGGCAAGAGCTACTCGGTCAACGAGGCCAACGCCGACAGCTTCCCCCCGCAGTACGCGCGATTCCTCACCCGCTGTCGGCAGGCGGGATACTCCAGTCGCTACGTCGGCGCGATGGTGGCCGACGTGCACCGAGTGCTGCTCCAAGGCGGGGTCTTTCTCTATCCCCCCACGGCCAAGGCCCCGGCGGGCAAGCTGCGGCTCATGTACGAGTGCAACCCCCTGGCGTTCCTGATCACCCAGGCCGGGGGCATGGCGACGACCGGAGAAGGCGACATCCTGAGCGTGCCGCCCACTGAATTGCATCAGCGCGTACCGATCGTTCTCGGCAGCCCCGAGGACGTGAAGGCCTTCCTCGACAGCTAG
- the typA gene encoding translational GTPase TypA has translation MIDRLRNIAIIAHVDHGKTTLVDQLLRQSGTLDSRKDTGDRVMDSNDLERERGITILSKNTAINWGNYRINIVDTPGHADFGGEVERVLSMVDGVLLLVDAVDGPMPQTRFVTQKAFAHGFSPIVVVNKIDRDGARPDWVIDQTFDLFDRLGASDEQLDFPIVYTSAINGISGHAPEDMSADMEVLFQTIVDRCPPPPVDPDGPFQLQISVLDYSQYVGAIGIGRIARGTLKRNDPVTVIDDDGNRRNERVGQILGFIGLERHEVQSAGAGDIVAVAGIEAPQVSETLCSPEAVQALSPLSVDEPTIRMTFEANTSPFAAREGKYVTSRQVRDRLMREASYNVALRVEDTEDPEKLQVCGRGELHLAVLLETMRREGYEIAVSPPQVVVKEVDGQRQEPFEQLTVDIEEAHQGAVMEGLGERGGELSNMMPDGKGRVRLDYMIPARGLIGFQTEFRTLTSGTGLLYHVFDHYGPVRDREIARRANGVLIANSSGKALAYALANLQERGRLFIGPGDEIYEGQIVGIHTRDNDLVVNPMKAKQLTNVRAAGKDENILLTPALRMTLEQAMEFIAEDELVEITPQSLRVRKRLLKEHERKRASR, from the coding sequence GTGATCGACCGCCTTCGCAACATTGCCATCATCGCTCACGTCGACCACGGCAAGACCACCCTCGTGGATCAGCTCCTACGCCAGTCAGGTACCCTCGATTCGCGCAAGGACACGGGCGATCGGGTGATGGACTCGAACGACCTCGAGCGCGAGCGCGGCATCACGATCCTGTCCAAGAACACGGCGATCAACTGGGGCAACTACCGCATCAACATCGTCGACACCCCGGGCCACGCCGATTTTGGCGGCGAGGTGGAGCGCGTCCTGTCCATGGTCGACGGCGTGCTGCTGCTGGTAGACGCGGTCGACGGCCCCATGCCGCAGACCCGCTTCGTCACCCAGAAGGCCTTTGCGCACGGCTTCTCACCCATTGTGGTGGTGAACAAGATCGACCGCGACGGCGCTCGGCCTGACTGGGTGATCGATCAAACCTTTGATCTCTTCGACCGCCTCGGCGCGAGCGACGAGCAGCTCGACTTCCCCATCGTCTACACCTCTGCCATCAACGGCATCTCCGGCCACGCGCCGGAGGACATGAGCGCAGACATGGAAGTGCTGTTCCAGACCATCGTCGATCGCTGCCCGCCCCCGCCAGTCGACCCGGACGGCCCCTTCCAGCTGCAGATCAGCGTGCTCGACTACTCCCAGTACGTGGGCGCCATCGGCATCGGGCGAATCGCTCGCGGTACCTTGAAGCGCAATGATCCGGTGACGGTGATCGACGACGACGGCAATCGCCGCAACGAGCGGGTGGGGCAGATCCTCGGCTTCATCGGTTTGGAACGGCACGAAGTACAGAGCGCCGGAGCCGGTGACATCGTCGCGGTGGCGGGTATCGAGGCGCCGCAGGTGTCCGAGACGCTCTGCAGTCCGGAGGCGGTGCAGGCCCTCTCGCCCCTATCGGTGGACGAACCCACGATTCGCATGACCTTCGAGGCCAACACCTCGCCCTTCGCCGCCCGCGAAGGCAAGTACGTGACCTCACGGCAGGTTCGCGATCGGCTCATGCGCGAGGCCTCCTACAACGTGGCCCTGCGCGTGGAGGACACGGAAGATCCGGAGAAGCTCCAGGTCTGCGGACGCGGAGAGCTGCACCTGGCCGTGCTCCTCGAGACCATGCGTCGAGAGGGCTACGAGATTGCCGTCTCCCCGCCCCAGGTGGTGGTCAAGGAGGTGGATGGGCAGCGCCAGGAGCCCTTCGAGCAGCTTACGGTGGATATCGAGGAAGCGCACCAGGGCGCCGTGATGGAAGGTTTAGGCGAACGCGGCGGTGAACTGTCGAATATGATGCCGGACGGCAAGGGTCGGGTGCGCCTGGACTACATGATTCCTGCCCGCGGACTGATCGGCTTTCAAACCGAGTTCCGCACGCTCACCTCGGGGACAGGTTTGCTTTATCACGTCTTCGATCACTACGGACCCGTACGCGACCGCGAGATTGCGCGCCGCGCAAACGGCGTGCTCATCGCCAACTCGAGCGGGAAGGCCTTGGCTTACGCGCTTGCCAACCTGCAGGAGCGTGGGCGCCTGTTCATTGGTCCTGGCGATGAGATCTATGAAGGCCAGATCGTGGGCATCCACACCCGCGATAACGATCTTGTGGTGAACCCGATGAAGGCGAAGCAGCTCACCAACGTGCGGGCCGCTGGCAAGGACGAGAACATCCTGCTCACCCCGGCCCTGCGCATGACCTTGGAGCAGGCGATGGAATTCATCGCCGAAGACGAACTAGTGGAGATCACGCCGCAGAGCCTGCGCGTACGTAAGCGGCTGCTCAAGGAGCACGAGCGCAAGCGCGCCTCGCGCTGA